DNA from Coffea arabica cultivar ET-39 chromosome 10c, Coffea Arabica ET-39 HiFi, whole genome shotgun sequence:
TCGTAAAACTattaatatatatgtatgtataatcaaatctcttcttttctcGTACAAACCGCCTTATAGTAGTTatcgctcttttttttttctaacttcTTTTACTAAAGCGATTTAAGAAATGACGAAGAAGAGGGATTTGAACTCTAGACTTTAATTCCTGACATCTTAATTTTGCCCGTTAAATTAGGACCTTTCTCGACAAGGGTTATCGCTTGATGTATCAAAACACGTACTTGAAGTAGAATTTACGTTCATTAGTAATGAACTAGCATATTCATCCTAGTTTTTATCTGAGCTATGGACATGATATTATATATTGTTAACCTTTCAATCTTGCACTCTATATATATGCTCCAAATTCTTCATCCAACACATTGGAAAGCTTTTAGGTTTCTATTCCAACACATTGGAATTTGAGTTGATCTATGCAGGGTTGTGATGGTTCAGTGCTATTGGAAGGATCAGCGAGCGGGCCGAGTGAGCAGGATGCACCTCCCAATTTGTCATTGCAACCTGCAGCGTTCAAAACCATAAATGACCTTCGTGGAATTATAGAGAGCCAGTGTGGTAGAGTCGTGTCCTGCGCGGATATCACTGCCCTTGCTGCCCGGGATGCCGTTTACCTGGTAAGCCTATTTGGCATTGTTTGTGGCTACGTCGATTCGTTTTGTTAAAGTAATACAATTTACAATATCTGCAAAATCTGTTGAACTAGTGAAACATAGAGATGAAAACTTGAAAAAAAGCCGTAGTACAGAAAGAATTTGGGtttttagttaaaaaaaaaaaacaacgtaCTAAGATGTTTTTGGAATACTATTGTCATCAACCAAGTTCTTTGTATTGATGAAACATAAATTTCCTTCTCTCAATTAATATATCATaactcaagcaaccaaactTCTGCTTTCATAACTCCAAAAGAGGGTGCAGTCAGTGTAGTACCTGGTGAATTTTCTCCCTCTGGACCCCACATCGGCGCATGCAGTTGGATTTCTTCCTTGCTACTTGGTCTAGTAGTAAGTTAATACACTGTTTTTCTACGTTGATTCCTGACTATTGTACTAGTTGTCCTTTTATAACGACTAAAACACACCGGTCTATTTAGTCCAATAGATTAGGGCAAATCTCTGATGGTTGAACAATAGAGGTTCATTAGCAAGTTCTAGTGAAATTATGAAATGAAAAAGACAAATTAAAGTCATCTTTTCTTGATAATCTAGATGTCCTCCACTTCAGGGATTTAATTTGTCATTATCATTCTGCAATTGTCAACTTAATCTGAGTGCAGTCTGGTGGCCCTTATTATGATGTTCCACTGGGAAGAAGAGATGGACTCAGTTTTGCTACAAGAAATCAAACATTAGCCAATATTCCTTCACCAAGACTCAACACAAGTGGCCTCTTGACTTCTTTTGCAACCAAGAATTTGAATGCCGCTGATCTTGTGGCTCTATCAGGTGGTCACACAATTGGGATTGGCCATTGCCCTTCGTTCACTAATAGACTCTATCCAACTCAAGATCCTGCCCTGGACGAAACCTTCGCCAACAACCTTTATGAGATTTGTCCCGCATCAAATTCCACGAATGCTACTGTGTTGGACATCAGAAGTCCAAATAATTTTGATAACAACTACTTTGTTGATCTCCTGAACCGGCAAGGACTCTTCACATCAGACCAAGACCTGTACACTGATAGCAGAACGAGGGAAATCGTTACAAGTTTTGCTGTTgatcaaaacctgttttttgaGAAGTTTATTTATGCAATCACAAAGATGGGGCAGCTGAGCGTGTTGACTGGTACTGAAGGAGAAATTCGGGCAAATTGCTCGGTTACAAATTCAGATAGCTTGTTCCTTCCCCGGTCGgtggaaaaggaagaaattggcTTGGCCAAGTGGTGAGCGGTCAAATTgcaggagaaagaaaaaaggaaatgtTTACATATAATAAAAGTCTAGCATGATATATGTGTTGGAATATTAAATCGATCCCAATAAATAGAAATTTCTATATAATTATTTAACAGTGTTTTAGTGAAATCGGATTTCTAGTAATTTTATTAGAGTCAAGTTATAGTACTTATAGTGTTTAGAAATTGGTAATTTATTAGATAATTTATTGTGGTTGTCAAGATTTGTTTACCAAATCATCTACTCTATAAATAAGGGGTCATATTATTGTGATAAAATAAGAAGAGTGAAAGGGGTCATATTATTGTGATGAAATGAGAAGAGTGAAGAGTGAAAGTTTGATAGGTGTGTTATTATGGTGTGtgattaatatatattattggTATTATTTCTCTTCTCGCACACCTACTTGTATATGTATAAATTGTCAGCTCTTATATGTTTGTGAGCATATGAAATTAATCTCCCCACACttatgtgtatttttttttttttggattctaCATCTACTATCAAAGCCTTAGGTTCAAAAAATTGATTCCACGATGTCTGTGAATATTGAAGAATTATTCTGCCTACAAGGTTAGTCGTGGGTATGTGAATATTAAAGAATTGTCCCGCCTACAAGATTAGTCCTAAGTATTTTTTGCTgtcagagtttttttttttaaaatattattctattttattgATAGGAGCAAATTTTACACACTGAGAAAGACCAATTCGAAGTACAGCAATCGACTAAAAAGGTAATAAACCAAACACAAAACCTCCATGTCTCATTCAACCGCATACTAGCTCCAGTTGTCCTTTGTTCTCAGCCCTTCATACGCTTACTTTTCCGAATTGAAGGCATTCCTAATCTATCAAGTCGAATGGCCCCACGAGCCATAGTTGGGAACGAATTAAAGGCCTCGTAAACCTTGACTTGATGCTCTGGATGAGATACGCCCACATTGGACAGCGCATCAGCAACTTTGTTAGCTTCCCTATAGCAATGCGAAAAACGATCAGGATCTTTCACCAACTGCCAAATCTGCCTAATCTCTCGTCGAATCTTCCAGGGGCATTGAATGCGATTGTGAAGAATTCCAACTAATAATAAAGAATCCGATTGAACATAGAGATTTTGAAAACCCCTATGTACACAAGTTTGAAGACCAATAAGGAGTGCCCGAACCTCTGCACATAGACTTGTAGTTTCCCCAAGATATGCCGAAAAACCAATCAAAGGTATGCCATTTGAATTCCGAAGAACCCCACCGCCTCCACTCACTCCTGAATTGCCCTTAGAACAGCCATCCGTATTTAATATGAACCGATCGGATTCCTTTGCTTCCCAACGAACAAGTTTGTATGTAGCCTCAGTATGAGAAGAATACGACCAATCATACAAATGATGAAATGACTGTACTCTGAATACTTGTTTGAAATGAATTCCCACCATGGTCTGGATTTCCGAGAAAATGGCACGACAAATGGCAAGCGGCCTCATCTGAACATCCTCAAACATTGCTTTATtccttgatttccaaatctgccAACAGACAATGCTGGGTAGAATGTGCCCAATAAATCGTTGTATTTCAGAATCATATGAGCTGAGCCACCAACCCACTATACGGGGCCTCAAAGATGACCCCGGAAAGGACAaaccacatgaagctccaaaaTAGTGCCAAACTGTCGACGCTATATGGCCATTAGAAAATAAATGTTCAATTGATTCCTCAGATGCCGAAGAACAGCAAAAACACTTTGAGGGTAAATGTAAATCAAGTTTACATAACCGATCTGGAACCGGCAGTCTCCCCAGCAACAATCGTagcatgaagaatgaaactTTGAAAGGGAGCTGAGGATGCCAAATTGTATTAAAGACCATAGACTTGTTGCGGGCCTGCCTAATATCCCGTAATGCTGAGGCTATAGAGAAGTTTCCAGATGTTGTGAGCGTCCAAATGACTTCAGATTCACCCCCTTCTTCTGGAAACGGGTGCTCTAAAATAGAGGGCAGTATCTGATATAACAAATTCATATCCCAGTGtccattgatgatgaaattaccAAAAGACAAATTTGGGACAACGGTCGCTTGGTGGAACAAAGCACCACCCCCCAACCAATTGTCGTACCAAAAATGACAAGCTCCGTCTTTGGCAATCCATAGCATAGAGAATTCCACTTGTCGACTCACATTGACCATCCTGCGCCAGAGTGCGGAGTCCATTGCCTTGATTTCTACCTGACAAGGATGAAGGTGTCTACAGTATTTTGCTTTCATAAATTCAGCCCACAA
Protein-coding regions in this window:
- the LOC113713601 gene encoding peroxidase 12-like produces the protein MASITSSLSSLLFLATSSLLLHGSSHVTKAQTYPPLVQGLSWDFYESSCPSLEYAIRNHLRQVFNDSIAVAAGLLRLHFHDCFVQGCDGSVLLEGSASGPSEQDAPPNLSLQPAAFKTINDLRGIIESQCGRVVSCADITALAARDAVYLSGGPYYDVPLGRRDGLSFATRNQTLANIPSPRLNTSGLLTSFATKNLNAADLVALSGGHTIGIGHCPSFTNRLYPTQDPALDETFANNLYEICPASNSTNATVLDIRSPNNFDNNYFVDLLNRQGLFTSDQDLYTDSRTREIVTSFAVDQNLFFEKFIYAITKMGQLSVLTGTEGEIRANCSVTNSDSLFLPRSVEKEEIGLAKW